The Christiangramia forsetii KT0803 DNA segment TTCAATTATCTATAAGAATTAAATGAAATTCTGAGATTACAGGCAACGAACAAGCATAGTTTTTATTAAATTCGGAAAACTTAATAAAATCATTATTTATATGACAAACTTCAGATTTGAGATGAAGGCTGTAGTGCTTTCATGCATGTTTATGGCTGTAGTATCCTGTAAAGTAAAGGATACTAAGCAGAATACTTCCACAGAGCCCGGTCAGGCAATGATGGAAAAAGATACGGTGAAAGCCGAAGAGAGTGCAGACCTAAGTCTTGATTTCAAGAAGTACGAACTGGAAAACGGCTTAAATGTTATACTGCATGAAGACAAGTCAGATCCTATTGTTTCCGTAGCGATTCAGTACGGAGTTGGGTCTAACCGTGAGAAAAAAGGAAGAACAGGTTTTGCCCATTTATTTGAGCATATGCTGTTTCAGGAATCTGAAAATGTTCCGCAGGATCAGTTCTTTAAGACGATTCAGGATGCCGGAGGTACTTTAAACGGGGGAACCTGGCAGGATGGGACTATTTATTATGAGGTTGTTCCCAATAATGCCCTGGAAACGGTGCTTTGGTTGGAATCTGATAGAATGGGTTATTTGATCAACACCGTTACAGAAGCTGCTTTTGCCAATCAGCAGGAAGTAGTTCAGAATGAAAAAAGGCAACGTGTGGATAATAATCCTTACGGACATACCGGTTGGGTGATAGATAAAAATATGTATCCTGATGGCCACCCATATAGCTGGCAGGTAATTGGAGAACTTGAAGATCTTCAAAACGCCACTGTAGAAGATGTAAAGGAATTTTATGACAAATTTTATGGTCCTAATAACGCAACTCTGGTACTCGCAGGAGATTTTCAGGAAGATGAGGCAAGAGATTTGATTGAAAAATATTTCGGTGAGATCAAAAAAGGTCAGGAAGTAGCTCCTTTAGAAACACAATTGGTGACTTTAGATGAAACTAAGCGTTTATATCACGAAGACAATTTTGCCACTGCGCCGCAATTAAATATGGTTTGGCCGGTAGTAGAACAGTATAGTGAAGATTCTTATGCACTTAATTATCTGGGACAAATCCTATCTCAAGGTAAAGATGCGCCATTATATAAAGTTCTGGTAAAGGAGAAAGAACTTACCTCGCGCGCCAATGCTTATAACAGTCCGAGCCAGTTGGCAGGTCAGTTTACCGTGAATGTTACGGCAAATTCAGGGGTAGATCTGGATAGTATTGAAATGGGAATTGAAGAGGCTTTTGACCTTTTTGAAAAAGAAGGAGTTTCAGATCTTGATATCGAAAAGATAAAGGCAGGACTGGAAACCGATTTCTATAATGGAATTAGCAGTGTTTTGGGAAAATCTTTTCAATTAGCCCGATATGATGTTCTTGCAGGTGATCCTAACTTTTACAAGGAGGATCTGGAAAACATTAAAAATGTGACCAAAGAAGACGTGATGCGCGTTTATAACCAATATATCAAGGATAAGCCTTATGTAATGACCAGTTTTGTGCCGAAGGGTAAAATGGATCTGATCACTGAAAATTCTGAAAAAGCTGAGGTTGTTGAGGAAGAAATCACGGAGAACAAGGAAACTGAAGTAGCTGAAACAGAACCTGAAGAAATTAAAAAAACTCCTTCTAATTTTGACAGGTCTGTACAGCCTGAAATGGGAGACTCTCCAAGCCTTAACGTTCCGGAATCATGGAATACTAAACTGGCGAATGGTTTAGAGGTTTATGGTATTGAGCAAAACGAATTGCCACTGGTAACCTTTAGCCTGGTAGTGGAAGGCGGGCATTTGCTGGATGATCTTGATCATAATGGGGTTGCCAATTTAATGAGCGATATCATGATGGAAGGGACCGCAAATAAGACGCCGCAGGAACTGGAAGATGCTATAGCCTTGTTGGGAGCAAATATTTATATGTATACCAGCAATGAATCTATCGTTGTTCGTGGAAATACTCTGAAGCGGAATTTCGCAAAAACAATGGATCTTGTCGAAGAAATCTTACTGGAACCGAGATGGGATGAAGAGGAATTGGCCAGGATTAAGACCAGCACTATTAATGGGATAGAAAGAAACGAGGCGAATCCTAATGCGATTGCGAACAGGGTTTACAATAAAATTCTTTACGGCGAAGATCATCCGTTTGCTTATACTACTTCAGGTACAAAAGAAGAAGTTAAGGCGATTAGCATGGAAGATTTGAAACAATTTTATGCTGAAAATTTCTCACCATCTGTTGCGAGATTGCATGTGGTTGGTGATGTAAATAAAACTGAAACACTTGCTGCAGCTGAAGGTCTAAAGAATAACTGGAAAACTAAAGAAGTGAATATTCCTGATTTTCAGATTCAAAACGATCGTGAAAAAGCTTCTCTTTATTTCGTAGATGTTCCGGATGCAAAACAGTCTATTATTAATATTGGATATATTGCGATTCCAAGAACCAACGAAGATTACTATCCTTTAGAAGTAATGAACTATAAACTAGGAGGTTCATTTTCCGGAAATGTAAACCTTATTCTTAGAGAAGAAAAAGGTTATACCTATGGAGCACGTTCAGGATTTAGCGGATCTAAAATTCCGGGAACTTTTACTGCATCCTCTTCTGTAAGAACAAATACAACAGGAGAATCGGTTGGGATCTTCAGGGATGAAATTTCCAAGTACAAAGATGGAATTACAAAAGAAGACCTGCAATTCACCAAAAATGCATTGATCAAATCGAACGCCCGTCGTTTTGAAACTCAGGGCTCGCTTTTGGGAATGTTACAGGAGATGAGCGCTTACGATCTTGATTCTAATTATATTGAGAAAGAGGAAAATGTTGTTAATAATATGACATTAGAGCAACATCAGGAATTGGCGAATGAGTACCTGGATGAATCTAAAATGGCCTATCTGGTGGTTGGGGATGCCAAGACTCAATTCGAGCAATTCAAAGAAATGGGCTTTGATGAAGTAAAACTTCTAAATAAGGAAGGTGATGAAATTAAAATGAATGATGTAAAATAAAATTCATTTTTCTATATAATAGAAAAGAGGCTGTCTCGAAAGTCAAAAACACGTCATCCTGAATTCATTTCAGGATCTTAATAATTTGGAAATCAAATTTAATTAGAAGCTGAAACATCCCGATAGCTATCGGGACAGCTTGACGAAATACAGACTTTTTAGACAGCCTCTTTTTTGTGCCTATCTGTTATAATTGCAAACTGGATCAATAGCTCAGACTGTACTCTGTCTTTCCTTATTGTATCTTACTAATCCAATAGAGATTTCTATAAAAATGATATATGATAATCATTTTCAGTATTCTAAAGCTTTCCTTATCTTCGGAAACAAAATTTTTTTCATGATCAAAAGAATGTTACTATTGGGCGCGCTTGCCGTTTTTAGTGTCGGCTGCAAGACGTCCCAACCAGCTGTTAAGGACAGCCAGAAACCCGAAAAAAAGGAATCAGACTTAAAAGAGTATTCTAAAGTGATCACTTCAGAAGCAAAAAGTGATGAGGGGCTTTTTACCACGCATTTTGTTGATGACAAGCTCTACTTTGAAATTCCCACAGGTCTTTTTGAAAAAGACATGCTTCTGGTAAGCAGGATTGCCGGAGTTCCTTCAGGTTTTGGCGGAGGCTATGTAAATGCCGGTTCAAAAGTAAATGAACAGGTAGTACGCTGGGTGAAGCGTAACG contains these protein-coding regions:
- a CDS encoding M16 family metallopeptidase, encoding MTNFRFEMKAVVLSCMFMAVVSCKVKDTKQNTSTEPGQAMMEKDTVKAEESADLSLDFKKYELENGLNVILHEDKSDPIVSVAIQYGVGSNREKKGRTGFAHLFEHMLFQESENVPQDQFFKTIQDAGGTLNGGTWQDGTIYYEVVPNNALETVLWLESDRMGYLINTVTEAAFANQQEVVQNEKRQRVDNNPYGHTGWVIDKNMYPDGHPYSWQVIGELEDLQNATVEDVKEFYDKFYGPNNATLVLAGDFQEDEARDLIEKYFGEIKKGQEVAPLETQLVTLDETKRLYHEDNFATAPQLNMVWPVVEQYSEDSYALNYLGQILSQGKDAPLYKVLVKEKELTSRANAYNSPSQLAGQFTVNVTANSGVDLDSIEMGIEEAFDLFEKEGVSDLDIEKIKAGLETDFYNGISSVLGKSFQLARYDVLAGDPNFYKEDLENIKNVTKEDVMRVYNQYIKDKPYVMTSFVPKGKMDLITENSEKAEVVEEEITENKETEVAETEPEEIKKTPSNFDRSVQPEMGDSPSLNVPESWNTKLANGLEVYGIEQNELPLVTFSLVVEGGHLLDDLDHNGVANLMSDIMMEGTANKTPQELEDAIALLGANIYMYTSNESIVVRGNTLKRNFAKTMDLVEEILLEPRWDEEELARIKTSTINGIERNEANPNAIANRVYNKILYGEDHPFAYTTSGTKEEVKAISMEDLKQFYAENFSPSVARLHVVGDVNKTETLAAAEGLKNNWKTKEVNIPDFQIQNDREKASLYFVDVPDAKQSIINIGYIAIPRTNEDYYPLEVMNYKLGGSFSGNVNLILREEKGYTYGARSGFSGSKIPGTFTASSSVRTNTTGESVGIFRDEISKYKDGITKEDLQFTKNALIKSNARRFETQGSLLGMLQEMSAYDLDSNYIEKEENVVNNMTLEQHQELANEYLDESKMAYLVVGDAKTQFEQFKEMGFDEVKLLNKEGDEIKMNDVK